One stretch of Podospora bellae-mahoneyi strain CBS 112042 chromosome 2, whole genome shotgun sequence DNA includes these proteins:
- a CDS encoding hypothetical protein (EggNog:ENOG503PG2G) — MECTPPFLRLSPDIRRQIYEWVGLADYHPHFFRLNGQETEFFGLLISCKIIYQEASTLLYSRNRFIIRYTSPHSLAPLRSLTSRSLASLTSLRVILNEASCHQPEDGNHSYCCHLLRVYPYDGQTYCSHAHGGLHQAPATLSVSSTKDMLAEWTDAATYMSAHVNPRALEIKLVCDVQEDDVEAAQLAVVPLKLLSPLANCHVRLCRKTNSQLQQIADAAVKHARGISQTAPDALTKPCLSSSTAPLASHLLKLPQELRLRILEYTDLVTPWNEVTWSRQGRTSRKYSLCRVGCEYGASCPPEVHNGCQFVECWTIGCFCRLQHSAASDSCRCWAAPTDLFLICRTLYLDAQVVFFSQNRFVVHDYDSSSPSDVPNHEELSPRQYPFDRFAVSEFLRDVVPQGCLDMLRSLEVVFPPYNWEVWPQDDSPAQKDWLATVDWAKDKLNLRGLTLRVVMADVSDWGAPDDRVDMTAEQDRAIIEAYHRIITPLRLWGQPNSSSHAVLARFCANLVEPSKHTYSIEDPFWEEERSRVFEDQLKEKVERLVRGDELWEEQSGLPEPPRGLWKYAFRRDA, encoded by the coding sequence ATGGAGTGCACTCCCCCGTTTTTGCGACTGTCTCCGGACATACGCCGTCAGATCTATGAATGGGTTGGTTTGGCAGACTATCACCCGCACTTTTTCAGGTTGAACGGCCAGGAAACAGAATTCTTTGGCTTATTGATTTCCTGCAAAATCATCTACCAGGAAGCATCTACTTTGCTGTACTCGAGGAACAGGTTCATCATCCGCTACACCAGCCCTCACTCCCTTGCGCCTTTGAGATCTCTTACATCCCGGTCCTTGGCGTCTTTAACCTCACTCAGGGTCATTCTGAATGAGGCTTCGTGCCATCAACCTGAAGACGGCAACCACTCATACTGCTGCCATTTGCTACGTGTATACCCTTACGATGGCCAGACCTACTGCTCCCACGCCCATGGCGGCCTGCATCAAGCCCCGGCCACTCTTTCGGTCTCATCTACGAAGGATATGCTTGCCGAGTGGACGGACGCGGCTACCTACATGTCGGCTCATGTCAACCCCCGAGCTCTGGAAATAAAGCTCGTTTGTGACGTTCAGGAAGACGATGTCGAGGCAGCTCAACTGGCAGTGGTGCCCCTAAAGCTCCTATCGCCATTGGCCAACTGCCACGTTCGACTCTGCCGGAAGACAAACAGCCAGCTTCAACAGATTGCCGATGCCGCCGTCAAACACGCTCGTGGCATCAGCCAGACGGCACCCGATGCGCTCACTAAGCCGTGCCTGTCCTCTTCGACGGCGCCATTAGCCAGTCACTTGCTCAAGCTTCCACAAGAGCTTCGTCTCCGCATACTCGAGTATACTGACCTCGTTACCCCGTGGAACGAGGTCACATGGAGTAGGCAAGGTCGAACATCCAGGAAATATTCCTTGTGCCGCGTCGGGTGCGAGTACGGCGCATCGTGTCCTCCTGAAGTACACAACGGATGCCAGTTCGTCGAATGCTGGACCATTGGTTGCTTCTGCCGTCTTCAGCATTCCGCCGCTTCGGATTCTTGCCGGTGCTGGGCGGCCCCAACCGACTTGTTTCTCATCTGCCGCACCCTCTACCTCGACGCCCAGGTGGTTTTCTTCTCACAGAACCGCTTCGTCGTGCACGACTacgactcctcctccccatcggACGTGCCAAACCACGAGGAGCTGTCGCCTCGCCAGTACCCGTTCGATCGCTTCGCAGTGAGCGAGTTTCTCCGCGACGTCGTTCCCCAGGGTTGCCTCGACATGCTCCGCTCTCTCGAAGTAGTCTTCCCACCGTATAACTGGGAAGTCTGGCCTCAGGACGACTCGCCCGCACAGAAGGACTGGCTCGCTACCGTCGATTGGGCCAAGGACAAGCTCAACCTGCGCGGGCTGACGCTCCGCGTAGTGATGGCCGATGTGAGCGACTGGGGCGCGCCGGACGACCGGGTTGACATGACGGCGGAGCAGGACCGCGCCATTATAGAAGCATACCATCGTATCATCACACCCCTTCGACTCTGGGGTCAGCcgaactcctcctctcacGCGGTTTTGGCCAGGTTTTGCGCCAACTTGGTCGAACCAAGCAAACACACTTACTCGATTGAGGACCCattttgggaggaggagaggtcgaGGGTGTTTGAAGATcagttgaaggagaaggttgagCGGTTGGTGAGGGGAGATGAGCTGTGGGAGGAACAGTCTGGTCTTCCGGAGCCTCCTAGAGGGCTTTGGAAGTATGCGTTTCGCAGGGATGCTTAG
- a CDS encoding hypothetical protein (CAZy:GH3; EggNog:ENOG503P0WZ; COG:G) produces the protein MAYRSLVLGAFASTSLAASVVTPRDPVPPGFVAAPYYPAPHGGWVASWEEAYSKAEALVSQMTLAEKTNITSGIGIFMGNTGSAERLGFPRMCLQDSALGVSSADNVTAFPAGITTGATFDKKLIYARGVAIGEEHRGKGTNVYLGPSVGPLGRKPLGGRNWEGFGSDPVLQAKAAALTIKGVQEQGIIATIKHLIGNEQEMYRMYNPFQPGYSANIDDRTLHELYLWPFAESVHAGVGSAMTAYNAVNGSACSQHSYLINGILKDELGFQGFVMSDWLSHISGVDSALAGLDMNMPGDTNIPLFGFSNWHYELSRSVLNGSVPLDRLNDMVTRIVATWYKFGQDRDHPRPNFSSNTRDRDGLLYPAALFSPKGQVNWFVNVQADHYLIAREVAQDAITLLKNNGSFLPLTTSQSLHVFGTAAQVNPDGPNACMNRACNKGTLGMGWGSGVADYPYLDDPISAIRKRVPDVKFFNTDSFPWFHPTPSPDDVAIVFITSDAGENSFTVEGNNGDRNSAKLAAWHNGDELVRKTAEKYNNVIVVAQTVGPLDLESWIDNPRVKGVLFQHLPGQEAGESLANILFGDVSPSGHLPYSITKRANDFPDSIANLRGFTFGQVQDTYSEGLYIDYRWLNKEKIKPRFAFGHGLSYTNFSYDATIESITPLSLVPPPRAPKGSTPVYSTEIPPALEAYWPEGFNRIWRYLYSWLDKNDADNAYAIGIAGVKKYNYPAGYSTAQKPGPAAGGGEGGNPALWDIAFRVPVTVKNTGDTFSGRASVQAYVQYPEGIPYDTPVVQLRDFEKTRVLAPGEEETVTVELTRKDLSVWDTELQNWVVPGVGGKRYTVWIGEASDRLFTACYTDTGVCEGGRVPPV, from the exons ATGGCATACCGCTCATTAGTCTTGGGCGCCTTCGCCTCCACCTCTCTTGCCGCCAGCGTCGTGACGCCTCGAGATCCTGTTCCGCCTGGATTCGTCGCTGCCCCATACTATCCAGCGCCTCATGGAGGATGGGTCGCTTCGTGGGAAGAGGCTTACAGCAAGGCCGAAGCCTTGGTCTCGCAGATGACCTTGGCTGAAAAGACCAACATCACCTCAGGCATTGGCATCTTTATGG GAAATACTGGAAGCGCAGAAAGATTGGGGTTCCCGCGCATGTGTCTTCAGGACTCTGCGTTGGGTGTGTCGTCGGCTGACAACGTCACTGCGTTCCCTGCTGGCATCACCACTGGTGCAACGTTTGACAAGAAGCTGATCTATGCTCGTGGTGTTGCTATTGGTGAAGAGCATCGCGGCAAGGGCACAAATGTCTATCTGGGTCCTTCCGTAGGCCCTCTTGGGCGGAAGCCTTTGGGTGGCCGCAACTGGGAGGGCTTTGGATCTGACCCAGTTCTTCaagccaaggctgctgcccTGACGATCAAGGGCGTTCAGGAACAGGGCATCATTGCTACTATCAAGCATCTGATCGGCAACGAGCAGGAGATGTATAGAATGTACAACCCCTTCCAGCCTGGATATAGCGCCAATATTG ATGATCGGACTCTGCATGAGCTCTACCTGTGGCCCTTTGCCGAATCCGTCCATGCCGGTGTTGGGTCGGCAATGACAGCTTACAATGCTGTAAACGGGTCTGCTTGCTCTCAGCACAGCTATCTCATCAACGGTATTTTGAAGGATGAGCTTGGATTCCAGGGCTTCGTCATGTCTGACTGGCTGTCCCACATCTCCGGAGTCGACTCCGCGCTGGCAGGTCTCGACATGAACATGCCAGGTGACACCAACATTCCCCTATTTGGTTTCAGCAACTGGCACTATGAGCTCAGCAGATCGGTTCTCAACGGGTCTGTGCCTCTTGACAGACTGAACGACATGGTCACCAGAATCGTCGCGACATGGTACAAGTTCGGTCAGGATAGGGACCACCCAAGGCCTAACTTCTCGTCAAACACCCGTGACCGTGACGGTCTGCTTTATCCTGCagctctcttctcccccaagGGTCAGGTAAACTGGTTTGTCAATGTTCAGGCTGATCATTATTTGATCGCCAGAGAGGTCGCCCAGGATGCCATCACTCTTCTCAAGAACAATGGGAGCTTCCTTCCCCTGACGACTTCGCAGTCTCTCCATGTCTTCGGTACTGCTGCCCAGGTCAACCCCGATGGGCCCAACGCTTGCATGAACCGCGCCTGCAACAAAGGAACACTTGGCATGGGCTGGGGTTCTGGTGTTGCCGATTATCCTTACTTAGATGACCCGATCTCGGCTATCAGGAAGCGGGTTCCCGACGTCAAGTTCTTCAACACCGACAGCTTCCCTTGGTTCCACCCTACACCGTCGCCCGATGACGTTGCCATCGTGTTCATCACCTCCGATGCTGGAGAGAACTCGTTCACTGTTGAGGGCAACAACGGTGATCGCAACAGTGCCAAGCTGGCTGCGTGGCATAACGGTGACGAGCTGGTCAGAAAGACTGCCGAGAAGTACAACAACGTTATTGTGGTAGCTCAAACCGTCGGCCCTCTCGATCTCGAATCCTGGATCGACAACCCTCGCGTCAAGGGCGTCCTGTTTCAGCACCTTCCCGGTCAAGAAGCGGGCGAGTCGTTGGCCAACATTCTCTTTGGTGATGTCTCCCCCAGCGGTCACCTTCCCTACTCCATCACCAAGCGCGCCAACGACTTCCCCGACAGCATCGCCAACCTCCGGGGCTTTACCTTTGGTCAGGTCCAGGACACGTACAGCGAGGGCCTCTACATTGACTACCGCTGGctcaacaaggagaagatcaagccACGCTTTGCTTTTGGCCACGGTCTCAGCTACACCAACTTCTCGTATGATGCCACCATCGAGTCTATCACTCCACTGTCTCtggttcctcctccccgtgCCCCCAAGGGCTCAACGCCGGTGTACTCGACCGAAATCCCCCCGGCCTTGGAGGCGTACTGGCCGGAAGGGTTCAACAGGATCTGGCGGTACCTCTACTCCTGGCTCGACAAGAACGACGCGGATAACGCCTACGCTATTGGTATCGCCGGGGTGAAGAAGTATAACTATCCCGCTGGGTACAGCACCGCCCAGAAGCCCGGTCCCGCAGCcggtggcggggaggggggtaacCCTGCGCTTTGGGATATTGCTTTCCGTGTCCCAGTTACGGTCAAGAACACTGGGGATACGTTCTCGGGACGGGCTTCGGTGCAGGCTTATGTTCAGTATCCTGAGGGGATCCCGTATGATACGCCTGTTGTGCAGCTGAGGGACTTTGAGAAGACGAGGGTTTTGGCtccgggggaggaggagacggtgacGGTTGAGCTGACGAGGAAGGACTTGAGCGTGTGGGACACGGAGCTGCAGAACTGGGTTGTGccgggggttggggggaagaggtaTACGGTTTGGATTGGGGAGGCGAGCGATAGGTTGTTTACGGCTTGTTATACGGATACgggggtttgtgagggggggagggtgccgCCTGTTTAA
- the STE24 gene encoding zinc metalloprotease (COG:O; EggNog:ENOG503NUIC; MEROPS:MER0002635) has translation MDILQRLARFLDRPLFPWKKLIIGFSVAQFLFEGVLGIRQYRVLTKTKPPAVLQHEVTQEVFDKSQAYGRAKAKFSLINGLYGQIQNFAFYHFDILPKLWSWSGNLLLRFAPTRFTGEISQSIVFILAFIFIHQVVSLPSNIYQTFVLEEKFGFNKQTPKLFVTDMIKSNLLAVVLTPPILAGFLAIIKKTGSQFFYYLWMFGAGLQVFMITIYPIAILPLFNKLSPLEEGKLKTDVEDLAKKLKFPLHELHVIDGSKRSAHSNAYFFGLPWKKHIVIYDTLIEKSETEEVVAVLAHELGHWSLGHTTKLFGISQAHFFYIFALFSVFVNNNSLYADFGFHAQHPIIVGFLLFSDILGPADNVIKFLMNILSRRFEFQADAFANNLGYNAELASSLIKLQIQNLSTMDADWAFAAYHFSHPILSERLKALNWQPTEKVVVKETVGEEKKEDTAVTTGRDEL, from the exons ATGGATATTCTACAG CGCCTCGCGCGGTTCCTCGACCGTCCGCTATTCCCCTGGAAGAAGCTAATTATCGGGTTCTCTGTTGCCCAATTCCTGTTCGAAGGTGTCCTCGGTATTCGCCAGTATCGTGTCTtgaccaagaccaagccCCCCGCCGTTCTCCAGCATGAAGTCACACAAGAGGTTTTCGACAAGAGCCAGGCCTATGGACGCGCCAAGGCCAAGTTCTCTCTGATCAACGGTCTCTACGGTCAAATCCAAAACTTCGCATTCTACCACTTCGATATTCTCCCCAAGCTCTGGTCATGGTCTGGCAACCTACTCCTTCGCTTCGCACCCACTCGGTTCACCGGCGAAATCTCACAATCTATCGTGTTCATTCTGgccttcatcttcatccaccaAGTCGTCTCGCTCCCGTCCAACATCTACCAGACATTTGTTCTGGAGGAGAAGTTTGGATTCAACAAGCAGACCCCGAAGCTCTTCGTCACGGATATGATCAAGTCCAACCTGTTGGCTGTGGTTTTGACTCCTCCCATTCTTGCCGGTTTCCTCGCCATCATTAAGAAGACTGGCAGCCAGTTCTTCTATTACCTCTGGATGTTCGGCGCTGGTCTTCAGGTCTTCATGATTACGATTTACCCCATTGCTATCCTGCCACTGTTCAACAAACTTTCTCCCCTGGAGGAAGGCAAGCTCAAGACCGACGTTGAGGACCtcgccaagaagctcaagttCCCCCTTCACGAACTCCACGTCATCGATGGCAGCAAGCGCAGCGCTCACAGCAACGCCTATTTTTTTGGTCTCCCCTGGAAGAAGCACATTGTTATCTACGACACTTTGATTGAGAAGAGCGAGaccgaggaggttgttgctgttctcGCCCACGAACTTGGTCActggagcttgggccacaccaccaagctGTTTGGTATTTCTCAG GCTCACTTCTTCTACATCTTTGCCCTCTTCTCCGTCTTCGTAAACAACAACTCCCTCTACGCAGATTTTGGCTTCCACGCCCAGcaccccatcatcgtcggcttcctcctcttcagcgACATCCTCGGCCCCGCCGACAATGTCATCAAGTTCCTCATGAACATCCTCAGCCGCCGCTTCGAGTTCCAAGCCGACGCCTTTGCCAACAATCTGGGGTACAATGCTGAGCTGGCTTCTTCTCTCATTAAGCTGCAGATCCAGAACTTGAGCACCATGGACGCTGATTGGGCTTTTGCCGCCTATCACTTCTCTCATCCTATCCTTtcggagaggttgaaggcgTTGAACTGGCAGCCTACGGAGAAGGTGGTTGTTAAGGAGacggttggggaggagaagaaggaggacacGGCTGTTACCACTGGGAGGGATGAGCTTTGA
- the ERG12 gene encoding Mevalonate kinase (COG:I; EggNog:ENOG503NWCI), producing MTQAIANGRNGQNGYHVDTEPESSSISASSSNASEYGVEGTNGITNGTGNLTLNGNGNGNIRDRMQRKKSSPMMPSFMVSAPGKVIVFGEHAVVHGKAAIAASIALRSYLLVTSLSKSRKTVTLKFPDIDFDHSWRIDELPWAIFQQPSKKKYYYSLVTEIDQELVAAIQPYLADVSPDKPTDVRKVHQNSAGSFLYMFLSLGSQSFPACQYTLRSTIPIGAGLGSSATIAVCLSAALLLQLRTLSGPHPDQPPDEARMQIERINRWAYVYEMFIHGNPSGVDNTVSTQGKAVMFQRTDYSKAPDVKPLWDFPELPLLLVDTRTPKSTAHEVAKVGRLKDTHPKLVGSILDAIDKVTQTSAELIAEDDFSTEKEDSLRRVGELMNINHGLLVSLGVSHPRLERVRELVDHQGIGWTKLTGAGGGGCSITLLKPGVPREKLARLEEQLDEEGYQRFETTLGGDGVGVLWPAVLKNGTVEDEEGGMEIDQEKFLNAQGNDGVERLVGVHGGMPGEREGWKFWRVESNPDI from the exons ATGACGCAGGCCATTGCGAACGGCCGGAACGGCCAGAACGGCTACCACGTGGACACCGAACCCGAAAGTTCTAGCATCAgtgccagcagcagcaacgccAGCGAATACGGCGTCGAAGGCACAAACGGGATCACCAACGGCACAGGAAACCTCACGCTCAACGGGAATGGGAACGGGAATATCAGAGATCGTATGCAACGCAAAAAGTCCAGCCCAATGATGCCTAGTTTTATGGTTTCGGCGCCGGGAAAGGTGATTGTGTTTGGTGAACATGCGGTTGTGCACGGCAAG GCGGCGATCGCGGCTTCAATCGCTTTGCGCTCCTACCTCCTCGTAACATCGCTCTCCAAGTCGAGAAAGACTGTCACACTCAAGTTCCCAGATATCGACTTTGACCACTCGTGGAGGATTGACGAACTGCCCTGGGCCATCTTCCAGCAGCCGTCGAAAAAGAAGTACTACTACAGTCTCGTCACCGAAATCGACCAGGAGCTCGTCGCCGCCATCCAGCCATACCTCGCCGATGTCTCGCCGGATAAGCCGACGGATGTTCGCAAAGTTCACCAGAACTCGGCCGGTTCTTTCTTGTACATGTTCTTGTCCCTTGGATCACAGTCGTTCCCCGCCTGCCAGTACACATTGCGCTCCACGATTCCAATAGGCGCAGGACTCGGAAGCAGCGCCACTATTGCTGTGTGTCTCTCGGCAGCCCTGTTGCTTCAGCTTAGGACACTTTCTGGGCCCCATCCGGATCAACCGCCTGATGAGGCCCGCATGCAGATTGAGCGCATCAACCGATGGGCGTACGTCTACGAGATGTTCATCCACGGCAACCCCTCCGGTGTGGACAACACCGTCTCCACACAGGGCAAGGCCGTCATGTTCCAGAGAACGGATTACAGCAAGGCACCTGATGTAAAACCACTTTGGGATTTCCCCGAGTTGCCACTCCTTCTGGTCGACACCAGGACGCCGAAATCCACGGCGCATGAGGTGGCCaaggtggggaggttgaaggacACGCACCCGAAGCTTGTTGGCAGCATTCTTGATGCCATTGACAAGGTCACGCAAACATCGGCTGAGCTCATTGCCGAGGACGATTTCTCTacggagaaggaggacagCCTTCGCCGTGTGGGCGAGCTGATGAACATCAACCACGGTTTGCTGGTCTCACTTGGCGTCTCACACCCCAGACTCGAACGTGTCCGCGAGCTGGTAGACCACCAAGGGATAGGCTGGACGAAACTAaccggtgccggtggtggtggttgctcGATTACTCTCCTAAAACCCGGGGTTCCTAGAGAGAAACTCGCTaggttggaggagcagcttgacgaggagggcTACCAAAGATTTGAGACTAcgcttggtggtgacggcgTGGGTGTTTTGTGGCCTGCGGTTCTAAAAAACGGcacggtggaggatgaggagggtggtatGGAGATTGATCAGGAAAAGTTCCTCAATGCGCAGGGGAATGATGGTGTGGAGAGGCTGGTGGGTGTGCATGGTGGCATgcctggggagagggaagggtGGAAGTTTTGGAGAGTGGAAAGTAACCCGGATATCTAG
- a CDS encoding hypothetical protein (EggNog:ENOG503PSF3) — protein sequence MAYSMTRHDSGSNATWTKIIVSKTDYRDIMWTDLLKVAEDHWRWVQAQPGAYTHGESCLVAALFLPSTKGGVIFLSTIPRGSKHREMMNGARAAPAWFHATTGGTNLNTNLRLHAEDGAEFLFETSPHSKGLVSRNLQYVTPDRDNAHSRMKLAVWGRHKTSPAQGESIALCTVGEKQPKCPVVARALNIAYCERYKVRFEQEHR from the coding sequence ATGGCCTACTCGATGACCAGACAcgacagcggcagcaacgCCACCTGGACCAAGATCATCGTCTCCAAGACGGACTACCGCGACATCATGTGGaccgacctcctcaaggTCGCCGAAGACCACTGGAGGTGGGTCCAGGCCCAACCCGGCGCCTACACCCACGGGGAGTCCTGCCTCgtcgccgccctcttcctcccctccaccaaaggCGGCGTCATCTTCTTGTCTACCATCCCCCGGGGGAGCAAGCAcagggagatgatgaacgGCGCCCGCGCCGCCCCCGCCTGGTTCCACGCTACTACGGGGggcaccaacctcaacaccaacctgcGGCTCCATGCCGAGGATGGCGCCGAGTTCCTCTTCGAGACATCACCGCACTCCAAGGGCCTCGTCAGCAGGAACCTCCAATACGTCACCCCGGATCGCGACAACGCCCACAGCCGCATGAAGCTGGCCGTCTGGGGTCGCCATAAGACCTCGCCTGCCCAAGGCGAGAGCATCGCGCTGTGCACGGTTGGCGAGAAGCAGCCCAAGTGCCCGGTTGTGGCGCGGGCGCTGAATATTGCCTACTGCGAACGGTACAAGGTTCGGTTTGAGCAGGAGCACAGATAA
- a CDS encoding hypothetical protein (EggNog:ENOG503P58P), with the protein MPTPLDHAMRSRNAFLAFTGLVTGVAVWAIWGGDMFPTSPDPTGNPEEWSKEDLRRWLAARNLHPQDSDTREQLLERVKANMRIPRQ; encoded by the exons ATGCCAACGCCACTCGATCATGCAATGAGATCACGG AATGCTTTCCTAG CTTTCACAGGTCTGGTGACGGGTGTTGCCGTATGGGCGATCTGGGGAGGAGACATGTTCCCCACAAGCCCAGACCCAACTGGTAATCCAGAGGAATGGTCTAAAGAAGACCTCCGGAGATGGCTCGCCGCT CGAAATCTTCACCCTCAAGACTCAGACACGAGGGAGCAACTGTTGGAGAGGGTTAAAGCAAACATGAGGATTCCAAGGCAGTGA
- the RPL38 gene encoding 60S ribosomal protein L38 (BUSCO:EOG09265OQH; EggNog:ENOG503P6UD; COG:J): MPQEIGDIKQFIEICRRSDASSARIKKNKSQIKFKVRCQRHLYTLVLKDSDKAEKLKQSLPPTLVITDIPKRNKKVQA; encoded by the exons ATGCCTCAGGAAATCGGAGATATCAAGCAG TTCATCGAGATCTGCCGCCGGTCGGACGCCTCCT CCGCGCggatcaagaagaacaagtCTCAGATCAAGTTCAAGGTCCGCTGCCAGAGACACCTCTACACCTTGGTTCTCAAGGACTCcgacaaggccgagaagctcaagcagaGCTTGCCTCCCA CCCTCGTCATCACTGACATTCCTAAGAGAAACAAGAAGGTCCAGGCTTAA